The Fulvivirga ligni genome window below encodes:
- a CDS encoding PepSY-like domain-containing protein, protein MKSIIITGLSLFTVALMSCDKNEDVQAQAVPQMVQEAFDNQFSGATDVEWETTTDGYEVEFDFQKHEYEAEINDQGDIIRYKHEINVSNLPEEVGMEINKNYSGKQIDDIDELIQNDITYYMIEFETTLSEKVVVDDKGQEVSDVEYWD, encoded by the coding sequence GTGAAAAGTATAATAATAACAGGCTTGTCTCTTTTTACTGTGGCTTTAATGTCATGCGATAAAAATGAAGATGTGCAAGCACAGGCAGTACCACAGATGGTTCAAGAGGCATTTGATAATCAGTTTTCAGGAGCTACCGATGTGGAATGGGAAACTACAACAGATGGCTATGAAGTAGAATTTGATTTTCAAAAGCACGAATATGAGGCAGAAATCAATGATCAGGGTGATATTATAAGGTATAAACATGAGATTAACGTCTCCAATTTGCCAGAAGAGGTTGGTATGGAGATTAATAAAAATTATTCTGGCAAACAGATAGATGATATCGATGAACTGATCCAGAATGATATCACCTATTACATGATAGAGTTTGAAACCACTCTTTCAGAAAAAGTGGTGGTAGATGATAAAGGGCAGGAGGTAAGTGATGTTGAGTACTGGGATTAA